One genomic segment of Oscillatoria salina IIICB1 includes these proteins:
- a CDS encoding 2Fe-2S iron-sulfur cluster-binding protein: MKRFYRIQIHDRNTGAFYNLQVPEDEYILASAEAQGIQLPFSCRNGACTTCAVRVNSGEIYQPEAMGLSPNLRERGYALLCVSYPRSDLEVETQDEDEVYELQFGRYFGKGKVRFGLPLDED; this comes from the coding sequence ATGAAACGTTTTTATCGCATTCAAATTCACGATCGCAACACGGGAGCTTTCTACAACCTACAAGTTCCCGAAGATGAATATATCCTCGCTAGTGCCGAAGCTCAGGGAATACAACTACCTTTTTCTTGTCGTAACGGAGCTTGTACTACTTGTGCTGTGAGAGTCAACTCAGGTGAAATCTATCAACCAGAAGCAATGGGACTCTCGCCAAATTTACGGGAGAGAGGATACGCTCTTTTGTGTGTGAGTTATCCCCGCTCCGACTTGGAAGTGGAGACACAAGATGAAGATGAAGTTTACGAACTTCAATTTGGTCGTTACTTTGGTAAGGGGAAAGTCCGTTTTGGACTACCTTTGGACGAAGATTAG
- a CDS encoding thermonuclease family protein, whose protein sequence is MDYLWTKISRKLIFGCLLLLAACQTLPSETTPTGLTAQVQRVVSGQTLEVVVTSQQPALIERVRLIGIKAPDLAQEPWGSDAKKQLESLVSEDRDTANPNLGSIIVESDVQEKDRFDRRLAYVWHQGKLLNEELVKQGYAIAIPSSPNIKYSERLRRAQEYARIMGLGIWNPEQPLRSLASE, encoded by the coding sequence TTGGACTACCTTTGGACGAAGATTAGCCGAAAACTAATTTTTGGGTGCTTGCTACTGTTAGCAGCTTGCCAAACTCTCCCCTCGGAAACAACTCCCACGGGATTAACGGCTCAAGTCCAACGGGTAGTGAGCGGACAAACCCTGGAAGTCGTGGTAACATCCCAACAACCAGCCTTAATCGAGCGAGTCCGACTAATTGGGATTAAAGCACCAGATTTAGCACAGGAACCTTGGGGAAGCGATGCCAAAAAACAGCTAGAAAGCTTAGTCAGCGAAGATAGGGACACAGCAAACCCCAACTTAGGATCTATAATCGTCGAGTCAGATGTTCAAGAAAAAGACCGTTTTGACCGTCGTTTAGCATATGTTTGGCACCAGGGAAAACTACTGAATGAAGAATTAGTTAAACAAGGTTACGCGATCGCCATTCCCTCATCGCCAAACATTAAATACAGCGAACGCTTGCGTCGCGCCCAAGAATATGCTCGCATCATGGGTTTAGGAATTTGGAACCCCGAACAACCTTTGCGATCGCTAGCATCAGAGTAA
- a CDS encoding inositol monophosphatase family protein, whose protein sequence is MLEPSAKQLQIFLDIASEAVLSAGAILQDYWGNVQAIEEKGRSGDLVTEADKKAEAVLIHVLQTHFSEHGILAEESGKLGDTQSPYLWAIDPLDGTTNFAHAYPLSTVSVGLLIEKVPVVGVVYDPFRNELFRAAKGLGATCNRRPIQVSQTSELSKSLLVTGFAYDRRETTDNNYAEFCYLTHLTQGVRRSGSAALDLVNVACGRLDGYWERGIKPWDMAAGIVLVEEAGGKVSAYDGSSFILESGRILATNGKLHNSLSEALQKTPSLASWDKEIS, encoded by the coding sequence ATGTTAGAACCTTCAGCCAAACAACTACAAATTTTTCTGGACATTGCTAGTGAAGCTGTCCTCTCTGCTGGCGCGATTTTACAAGACTACTGGGGTAACGTCCAGGCGATCGAAGAAAAAGGACGTTCCGGAGATTTAGTTACCGAAGCAGATAAAAAAGCTGAAGCTGTCTTAATTCATGTTCTTCAAACTCACTTCAGCGAACACGGGATTTTAGCCGAAGAATCTGGGAAATTAGGAGATACTCAAAGTCCTTATTTGTGGGCTATCGATCCTCTTGATGGTACGACTAACTTCGCTCACGCTTATCCTTTATCCACAGTTTCCGTAGGTTTACTAATTGAAAAAGTACCCGTAGTTGGTGTAGTCTACGATCCCTTTCGGAATGAGTTATTTCGCGCCGCTAAAGGATTAGGCGCAACTTGTAACCGTCGCCCGATTCAAGTTTCTCAAACTAGCGAACTCAGTAAAAGTTTATTGGTAACAGGTTTTGCATACGACAGACGCGAAACCACCGATAATAATTATGCTGAGTTTTGTTATCTTACTCACCTCACTCAAGGAGTTCGCCGCAGTGGTTCGGCAGCACTAGATTTAGTTAATGTCGCTTGCGGGCGTTTAGATGGCTACTGGGAAAGGGGAATCAAACCTTGGGATATGGCGGCAGGTATCGTCTTAGTTGAGGAGGCTGGAGGCAAAGTTAGCGCTTATGATGGCAGTTCCTTTATCTTAGAATCTGGGAGAATTTTGGCAACTAACGGCAAGCTTCATAACTCTCTGAGCGAAGCTTTGCAGAAAACTCCCTCTTTGGCCTCCTGGGACAAAGAAATTAGCTAA
- a CDS encoding J domain-containing protein translates to MSFNIERGLFKFEIADYHAVLGIPLNADPKVVRKQYLKIARSLHPDSFKGEDRGHKRQASEMLSKLVNPAYEQLSKDKSRAEYQLVLAQMGQRLAREGGKPSVIGKSAQELLQAGANVDLAYSKLLQKLATEQYKYIDQVLDTVAEISELNLVYLMRKQGQGIKQPVKVQANEDRDSKKVVEKEEKPLKPKSQAEPYLNRAQEYMGKNNYSQAILELRDALKLEPNNAIGHALLGTAYLKQKQGTMAKVHINKAYQLSPQEPIVIQAKQALDKVSKGTNGTKSDRSKASAKSNNSGMFGGLFGKK, encoded by the coding sequence ATGTCTTTTAATATTGAACGCGGACTTTTTAAATTTGAGATCGCTGACTACCACGCCGTATTAGGTATTCCGCTAAATGCCGATCCGAAAGTGGTACGGAAACAATATCTCAAAATAGCTCGTAGCTTGCATCCAGATAGTTTTAAGGGTGAAGATCGAGGACATAAACGTCAAGCGAGTGAAATGTTATCTAAATTGGTCAATCCCGCATACGAACAATTATCTAAAGATAAATCTCGGGCAGAATATCAGTTGGTACTTGCTCAAATGGGTCAGCGTCTTGCTCGTGAAGGTGGAAAACCATCGGTGATTGGAAAATCGGCTCAAGAGTTATTGCAAGCAGGTGCTAATGTAGACCTAGCTTACAGCAAATTACTACAAAAACTTGCAACAGAGCAGTATAAATATATAGACCAAGTTCTAGATACAGTTGCGGAAATTAGCGAACTGAACCTGGTTTATTTAATGCGCAAACAAGGTCAAGGAATTAAGCAACCAGTTAAAGTTCAAGCTAATGAAGATCGAGATAGCAAGAAGGTCGTAGAGAAGGAAGAAAAACCACTCAAACCTAAATCCCAAGCAGAACCTTATCTCAACCGCGCTCAAGAGTATATGGGTAAAAACAATTATTCCCAAGCAATTTTAGAATTGCGCGATGCTCTGAAATTAGAACCAAATAATGCTATTGGTCATGCTTTGCTTGGTACAGCTTATTTGAAGCAAAAACAAGGAACGATGGCGAAGGTTCACATCAACAAAGCTTATCAATTAAGCCCCCAAGAACCAATAGTAATACAAGCTAAACAAGCACTAGATAAAGTGAGTAAAGGAACAAATGGCACTAAGAGCGATCGCTCGAAAGCTTCAGCCAAGTCTAATAATAGCGGTATGTTTGGTGGTTTGTTTGGCAAAAAATGA